A single region of the candidate division KSB1 bacterium genome encodes:
- the rsmH gene encoding 16S rRNA (cytosine(1402)-N(4))-methyltransferase RsmH, with amino-acid sequence MGDYVDTSEQPVFHVPVLLKEAVDLLVWDAQGRYVDATIGGGGHADEILSRLRPPGKLLGIDWDPDAIQIVARRFLDRKDQVTIVCGNFADLDRIAMEQALAPVHGVLFDLGVSSWQIDRPERGFSFDRDGPLDFRMDPRQKLTAFELVNRAPAEHLERMIREYGEERYAARIARLIVERRAAQPISTTRQLAQIVRTAVRGPHVAKSLARVFQAIRIAVNRELENLERGLAAAESVLCPGGRVVVISYHSLEDRTVKQFFRAGERRCVCPPEAPVCRCGRPGRLRVLTRRPIRPSEDEVRRNPRARSARLRAAEKVGEGSP; translated from the coding sequence ATGGGGGACTACGTGGACACGTCCGAACAGCCGGTCTTCCACGTTCCAGTCCTGCTCAAGGAAGCAGTGGATCTACTGGTTTGGGACGCGCAGGGGCGCTACGTAGATGCGACCATCGGCGGTGGCGGCCATGCGGACGAGATTCTCAGTCGACTTCGGCCGCCTGGCAAACTCCTGGGGATTGATTGGGATCCCGATGCGATCCAAATCGTCGCGCGTCGGTTTCTCGATCGGAAAGACCAGGTGACGATCGTTTGCGGCAATTTCGCCGATCTGGATCGCATCGCAATGGAGCAGGCCTTAGCCCCGGTGCACGGAGTGCTCTTCGATTTGGGAGTCTCCTCGTGGCAGATCGATAGGCCGGAGCGTGGGTTCAGCTTCGATCGGGACGGACCCCTGGATTTCCGGATGGATCCTCGTCAGAAGCTTACCGCGTTTGAGCTTGTCAACCGCGCCCCGGCGGAGCATCTGGAGCGGATGATCCGGGAGTACGGCGAGGAAAGGTACGCGGCAAGGATCGCACGCCTGATTGTCGAGCGACGTGCCGCTCAGCCGATCTCGACCACGCGCCAGCTGGCTCAGATTGTGCGCACAGCTGTCCGCGGGCCGCACGTGGCCAAGAGCCTGGCGCGTGTCTTCCAGGCCATTCGGATCGCGGTCAATCGCGAGCTCGAGAATCTGGAACGGGGGCTTGCCGCTGCGGAATCCGTGCTGTGTCCGGGCGGCCGCGTGGTGGTGATCTCGTACCATTCCCTCGAGGATCGGACGGTAAAGCAGTTTTTCCGCGCCGGCGAGCGCCGGTGTGTCTGTCCTCCAGAAGCTCCGGTCTGTAGGTGCGGGCGTCCCGGAAGGCTCCGTGTCTTGACCAGGCGCCCCATCCGTCCGTCGGAGGACGAAGTAAGGCGAAATCCAAGGGCGCGAAGTGCTCGTCTACGTGCCGCCGAAAAAGTGGGCGAAGGGAGCCCGTAG